From a single Drosophila sulfurigaster albostrigata strain 15112-1811.04 chromosome 3, ASM2355843v2, whole genome shotgun sequence genomic region:
- the LOC133844808 gene encoding uncharacterized protein LOC133844808, with product MDRGLIFMLDFVIDDLLITRQNLCAPEEYPTCVEFTFRSSVFVSICDREYGSCVNPKQPKCCKCCIFALDSPVTDKDRLLIHVYKKRTMRCKFLIGLTELPMKPIFDRVRESFDIENPNWEKIWQDQLDKLPKMKGQNKVSLDNCACYDPGFERREQLCPTAETTKRLLPLFNLCKQQTGNMVLVMRLLCNGPAIVSTFALGQSVCSRNPKCPDPCCPPPCCPSCPPQPCPSCGKMKPPCPEDPCCASATGGPMDTGKKCGSKCPPCPPPVCTMPDPCAKEDDSPKKCLRYFACNLDKMCPCDYCEDEFDRECPTVPTKRCKSVIEQRLQPCGPCGGVPAHPRWVQVQKAKEAEEARVEKKQQEKEKKKKEKAGKDKRQAGGGGVFCESTDLSPGNACGCPPADPCAHCCPEYASCCDLARNRAMRKLRHLLVKYNIQVD from the exons ATGGACCGAGGCTTGATCTTCATGTTGGATTTCGTGATCGATGATCTGCTGATCACGCGACAGAATCTATGCGCCCCCGAGGAATATCCCACCTGTGTGGAGTTCACCTTTCGCTCCAGCGTTTTCGTCAGCATCTGTGATCGCGAATACGGCAGCTGTGTGAATCCCAAGCAACCGAAGTGCTGCAAGTGTTGCATCTTTGCGCTGGATTCACCGGTCACCGACAAGGATCGCCTGCTGATCCATGTCTATAAGAAGCGCACGATGCGCTGCAAGTTCCTGATTGGCTTAACCGAGTTGCCGATGAAGCCGATCTTTGATCGTGTCAGGGAATCGTTTGACATCGAGAATCCCAATTGGGAGAAAATCTGGCAGGATCAGCTCGATAAGCTGCCCAAAATGAAGGGCCAAAACAAGGTCTCGCTGGATAATTGTGCCTGCTATGATCCCGGCTTTGAGCGACGCGAGCAACTTTGTCCCACTGCCGAGACAACGAAGCGTCTGTTGCCACTCTTCAATCTCTGCAAGCAACAGACTGGCAACATGGTCCTGGTCATGCGACTGCTCTGCAATGGCCCAGCAATTGTCTCGACATTCGCACTCGGTCAGTCGGTTTGCTCTCGCAATCCCAAGTGCCCGGATCCATGCTGTCCGCCCCCATGCTGTCCATCATGTCCACCACAGCCTTGTCCGTCGTGTGGCAAGATGAAGCCACCTTGTCCCGAAGATCCGTGCTGTGCCAGCGCCACAGGCGGTCCCATGGACACGGGCAAGAAGTGTGGCAGCAAGTGTCCGCCGTGTCCGCCGCCGGTGTGTACAATGCCCGATCCTTGTGCCAAGGAGGATGACAGCCCCAAGAAGTGTTTGCGCTACTTTGCCTGCAATCTTGACAAAATGTGTCCCTGCGACTATTGCGAGGATGAATTCGATCGAG AGTGCCCCACGGTGCCCACGAAGCGCTGCAAATCGGTCATCGAGCAGCGTCTGCAGCCCTGCGGTCCTTGTGGCGGCGTTCCTGCCCATCCACGCTGGGTGCAGGTCCAGAAGGCCAAGGAGGCGGAGGAAGCGCGCGTCgagaagaagcagcaggagaaggagaaaaagaagaaagagaagGCTGGCAAGGATAAACGTCAGgctggcggcggcggcgtaTTCTGCGAATCAACCGATCTAAGCCCAGGCAATGCCTGCGGTTGCCCTCCGGCAGATCCGTGTGCCCACTGTTGTCCCGAATACGCCAGCTGCTGTGATCTAG CACGCAATCGAGCCATGCGAAAACTGCGACACTTGCTGGTCAAATACAACATTCAAGTGGATTAG
- the LOC133844809 gene encoding uncharacterized protein LOC133844809 codes for MAKKKKGKKGKKGKKDPCAINITDQMLKPMMPTMDECDECCQCQCECDCSPEIQPCFIQPTRPDPGPEAYDEFEACLNGSGLTIRVLKNTHKVESVNDGSQNPNLGPDDDPVYKNSIDDCPSQNCLNDLLQRSDFARKHIQRRTCGSIVNHPKIPKIRANIKYSGNDACDADDYYVPFSKIKEACDNADAKVDCYRSQVCDRNEAKVDCYRRRLCGGGAPVIPAVPPSNQRSCCMQVEAKDIKDTMKGVNLDTRKKGIEVCYKTCDETDSDVFLVKLGSKSKSQHKKNTIEIELRTPKQPVTLPMSKVTTETYVTEALLDAAKGKGKGKGKGKKGGKGKGKGKGKKKK; via the exons ATGgctaagaagaagaagggaaAGAAGGGCAAGAAAGGCAAGAAGGATCCATGTGCCATCAATATCACGGATCAAATGTTAAAGCCCATGATGCCAACAA tGGACGAATGCGACGAGTGTTGTCAGTGCCAATGCGAATGCGATTGCAGTCCAGAGATCCAGCCATGTTTCATTCAGCCAACACGTCCCGATCCGGGTCCAGAAGCCTACGATGAGTTCGAGGCCTGCCTCAATGGCAGCGGTCTGACCATACGAGTCTTGAAGAACACCCACAAGGTGGAGAGCGTCAACGATGGTTCACAGAATCCAAACTTGGGCCCCGACGATGATCCCGTCTACAAGAACAGCATCGATGATTGTCCCTCCCAGAATTGCCTCAACGATCTGCTGCAACGCAGCGACTTTGCCCGCAAACACATTCAGCGACGCACCTGCGGCAGCATTGTGAATCATCCCAAGATACCCAAGATTCGTGCCAATATCAAGTATTCGGGCAACGATGCCTGCGATGCTGATGATTACTATGTGCCCTTCTCCAAGATAAAAGAGGCATGCGATAATGCCGATGCCAAGGTCGATTGCTATCGATCGCAGGTCTGTGATCGCAACGAAGCCAAAGTCGATTGCTATCGTCGGCGTCTATGCGGTGGCGGTGCTCCAGTGATTCCGGCTGTGCCACCTTCGAATCAACGCAGCTGTTGCATGCAGGTGGAGGCGAAGGACATTAAGGATACGATGAAGGGTGTCAACTTAGATACGCGAAAGAAGGGCATCGAG GTCTGTTACAAAACGTGCGACGAAACGGACAGCGATGTGTTCCTCGTCAAGCTGGGCAGCAAGTCGAAGTCCCAGCACAAGAAGAACACCATCGAGATCGAGCTGCGCACACCCAAGCAACCGGTGACGCTCCCCATGAGTAAGGTGACCACCGAGACTTATGTGACCGAAGCTCTGCTCGATGCCGCCAAAGGCaagggcaaaggcaaaggcaaaggcaaaaagggGGGCAAGGGAAAGGGCAAAGGCAAGggcaaaaagaagaagtaa
- the LOC133844805 gene encoding kinesin-like protein Klp61F — translation MDITSGANGSRQQPARKSNQNIQVYVRVRPLNSRERCIRSAEVVDVQPPKEIVTRHTVDSKLTKKFTFDRTFGPDSRQCDVYSTVVAPLIEEVLAGYNCTVFAYGQTGTGKTHTMVGNECAELKSSWEDDSDIGIIPRALSHLFDELRMMELEYTMRISYLELYNEELCDLLSTDDNVKIRIFDDSSKKGSVIIQGLEEIPVHSKDDVYKLLEKGKERRKTATTLMNAQSSRSHTVFSIVVHIRENGIDGEEMLKIGKLNLVDLAGSENVSKAGNEKGIRVRETVNINQSLLTLGRVITALVDRAPHVPYRESKLTRLLQESLGGRTKTSIIATISPGHKDIEETLSTLEYAHRAKNIQNKPEVNQKLTKKTVLKEYTDEIDKLKRDLMAARDKNGIYLAEDTYGEMMLKMDSQTRELNEKMLLLKALKDELQNKEKIFNEVSMSLVKKTQKLSRTEQNLSETKGSLLLTKKVLSKTKRRYKEKKQLVESHVKTEEQLTTQANQILAAADLATADTQQLHGTIERRRQVDDMIRNTCAQFAERMRENLGMLDGSLAQYQEQHAGSTQQLTEELANCTSVHQRLVANATKSINNLRDICCESLAAHGQLQAKFVSAVASNGDAQSQALLAQLLEHMEHRRTQLSQDMLANLQELEANNMRHREALDNMRDGFAPIIERNAKAVQQHVEQVQQQLNQLTTLSAPDAEQLQQLQAELAYEEQLAQQEQALFQQLEQLQQQRAKNTGSMSTRVGQLKRSHVAINEQAQLTGNSVLAYGTQSTVAAQAARDELCSQLQAATLIVDHGVSKCSTLHVQLDNLCKASDKQAESSMQMVRAQQQQLRQLCGDNEEQAKQLREEQQKQLKLATEQIHQIMTTDVELGIGHAAITGELIEELAKQMNQHATVQRQQLQTCHESVSHFHQSELKTYAPTGATPSKRDFVYPRTLVATSPHQDIVRRYRQEQDWSDLDTTATIDECSEPEESLQSVQELSETETIMNSTPIDPVDNAGIINKRSSGNGRSSNTLKPFANGQRNSSLSRSLTPSKYSPRNSPRNSPIGSPAFNRHNKENVA, via the exons ATGGACATAACATCGGGTGCGAATGGCTCGCGTCAGCAGCCAGCGCGCAAATCGAATCAAAACATTCAGGTCTATGTGCGCGTAAG ACCATTGAACTCACGTGAACGTTGTATACGTTCGGCGGAAGTTGTCGATGTGCAACCGCCCAAGGAGATTGTGACACGGCACACTGTGGACTCGAAACTGACGAAGAAGTTCACTTTCGATCGTACCTTTGGTCCAGATTCACGACAGTGTGATGTGTACAGCACTGTAGTGGCGCCTCTTATTGAGGAAGTGCTCGCTGGATACAATTGCACGGTGTTCGCCTATGGACAAACGGGCACTGGTAAAACCCACACCATGGTGGGCAACGAGTGTGCCGAGTTGAAGTCATCCTGGGAAGAT GACTCGGACATTGGCATTATACCGCGCGCTTTGAGCCATCTCTTCGATGAGCTACGCATGATGGAATTGGAGTATACTATGCGTATCTCTTACTTGGAACTGTACAACGAGGAACTGTGCGATCTGCTTTCCACCGATGACAATGTCAAGATTCGAATCTTTGACGACAGCTCGAAGAAAGGTTCTGTGATCATACAGGGACTCGAGGAGATACCCGTGCATAGCAAGGACGATGTCTACAAGCTGCTGGAGAAGGGCAAAGAGCGTCGCAAGACAGCCACAACTCTGATGAATGCGCAATCTTCGCGTTCACACACCGTTTTCTCTATTGTGGTGCACATACGCGAGAATGGCATCGATGGCGAGGAGATGCTCAAGATTGGCAAACTGAATCTGGTCGATTTGGCCGGCAGTGAGAATGTCTCGAAGGCGGGCAATGAAAAAGGAATTCGTGTGAGGGAAACTGTTAATATCAATCAGAGTTTGTTGACTTTGGGACGTGTGATCACTGCTCTAGTGGATCGTGCTCCTCATGTGCCGTATCGCGAGTCTAAACTAACGCGCCTGCTGCAGGAATCTCTCGGTGGACGCACCAAGACATCGATTATTGCCACCATCTCGCCAGGACACAAAGACATTGAGGAGACGCTGAGCACGCTGGAGTATGCGCATCGTGCcaagaatatacaaaataaacccGAAGTCAATCAGAAGCTCACCAAGAAAACGGTACTCAAGGAGTACACCGATGAGATTGATAAACTGAAGCGTGATCTGATGGCAGCACGCGACAAGAATGGAATCTATTTGGCCGAGGATACCTATGGCGAAATGATGCTCAAAATGGACTCACAGACGCGTGAGCTCAATGAAAAAATGCTTCTACTCAAGGCACTGAAGGATGAGCTGCAGAACAAAGAGAAGATCTTTAACGAGGTCAGCATGAGTCTGGTGAAGAAGACACAGAAGCTCAGTCGCACAGAGCAGAATCTGAGTGAAACGAAAGGATCTCTGCTGCTCACCAAGAAGGTGCTCAGCAAAACAAAGCGTCGCTACAAAGAGAAGAAACAGCTGGTGGAGTCGCATGTCAAGACCGAGGAACAGTTGACCACACAGGCGAATCAAATACTCGCTGCAGCCGATTTGGCTACCGCCGATACACAGCAGCTGCATGGCACAATTGAGCGACGTCGTCAGGTGGATGATATGATACGCAACACATGCGCACAGTTTGCGGAACGCATGAGGGAAAATCTGGGCATGCTTGATGGCAGCTTGGCACAGTACCAGGAGCAGCATGCGGGCTCAACACAGCAGCTGACCGAGGAGTTGG CCAACTGCACCAGCGTGCATCAGCGTCTGGTGGCGAATGCTACAAAGAGCATCAACAACTTGCGCGACATTTGCTGCGAATCCTTGGCCGCACATGGCCAGCTGCAGGCGAAGTTTGTGAGCGCTGTGGCCAGCAATGGCGATGCCCAGAGCCAGGCGTTGTTGGCCCAACTGTTGGAGCACATGGAGCATCGACGCACACAACTGAGCCAAGACATGCTGGCGAATCTGCAGGAATTGGAGGCGAACAATATGCGACACAGAGAAGCACTCGATAATATGCGTGATGGCTTTGCACCCATCATCGAACGCAATGCGAAGGCGGTGCAACAGCATGTGgagcaagtgcagcagcagctcaatcAGCTGACCACATTGAGTGCACCCGATGCagaacaactgcagcagctgcaagcGGAGCTGGCCTACGAGGAGCAGCTGGCACAGCAGGAGCAGGCGTTGTTCCAACAActcgagcagctgcagcagcagcgtgccAAGAACACGGGCAGCATGAGCACACGCGTTGGCCAGCTAAAGCGCAGCCATGTGGCGATCAATGAGCAGGCTCAACTTACCGGCAACAGCGTGCTTGCTTATGGCACACAGAGCACAGTTGCCGCTCAAGCGGCACGCGATGAGCTCTGCAGTCAATTGCAAGCAGCTACACTGATTGTGGATCATGGCGTGTCGAAGTGTTCCACGCTTCACGTGCAGCTGGATAATCTGTGCAAAGCCAGCGATAAGCAGGCCGAGTCCAGCATGCAAATGGTGcgtgcccagcagcagcagctgcgtcaATTGTGCGGCGACAACGAGGAGCAAGCGAAACAACTGCGTGAGGaacaacagaagcaactgAAACTGGCCACCGAGCAGATACATCAGATAATGACTACAGATGTGGAGTTGGGCATTGGCCATGCCGCCATCACCGGCGAGCTCATCGAAGAGCTGGCCAAACAAATGAACCAGCATGCCACCGtgcagcgtcaacagctgcAGACTTGCCACGAGAGTGTCTCTCACTTCCATCAGAGCGAACTAAAAACGTATGCGCCAACTGGTGCGACGCCCTCGAAGCGTGACTTTGTCTATCCACGCACGTTGGTGGCCACGTCGCCGCATCAGGATATTGTGCGTCGTTATCGACAGGAGCAGGACTGGTCTGATCTGGATACCACAGCCACCATTGATGAG
- the LOC133844810 gene encoding uncharacterized protein LOC133844810, with translation MAVVPHLIYMFEFVIDDLVITLQNYCAPDEYPICVEISFRNCVYVIVCDRDSGNCVDPCRPKTGKRCLFPLTSPVTEEDRLHIHVYKRRSNCCKFLLGLSEISIHTLFKRVDKAFEAQNDGWLQRWMDQLADLPRMKDPASNVMDRCDCFDSKYERREQLCPVSSVIKQLVPIFNLCSRQTGNIVLIIRLACHGPTITSVYFRREDGKTEAMAGSKQPEICPSSEAEEPRKCHRSFACNRDKQCPCNICVDECGRKCPKAKQKKSKKHAKKHCPPKVEEENIAM, from the exons ATGGCTGTTGTTCCACACTTGATTTATATGTTTGAATTTGTGATTGATGATCTTGTGATCACTCTCCAAAACTATTGTGCCCCGGACGAATATCCGATTTGTGTGGAAATCAGCTTCCGCAATTGCGTCTATGTGATTGTTTGTGATCGTGATTCTGGCAACTGTGTCGATCCCTGTCGTCCCAAGACTGGCAAACGCTGCCTTTTCCCTCTGACATCGCCGGTCACGGAGGAGGATCGATTGCACATTCATGTCTACAAGCGACGatcaaattgttgcaaattcTTGCTTGGTCTGTCAGAGATTTCCATACATACGCTATTCAAACGCGTTGATAAAGCATTCGAAGCTCAGAATGACGGTTGGTTACAACGCTGGATGGATCAGCTGGCAGATTTGCCCAGGATGAAAGATCCAGCCAGCAATGTGATGGACAGATGTGATTGCTTTGACTCTAAATACGAACGTCGCGAACAATTGTGTCCCGTCTCGTCGGTTATCAAACAATTGGTTCCCATATTCAATCTCTGCAGTCGGCAAACGGGCAACATTGTGCTGATCATTCGTCTGGCCTGTCATGGGCCAACCATCACATCTGTCTATTTCAGACGCGAAGATGGAAAAACTGAAGCAATGGCAGGTTCCAAGCAGCCAGAGATCTGTCCGTCCTCTGAGGCAGAAGAGCCACGAAAGTGTCATAGATCATTTGCCTGCAACCGTGATAAGCAGTGTCCATGTAACATTTGTGTGGATGAGTGCGGTCGCA AGTGCCCTAAAgcgaagcaaaagaaaagcaaaaaacacgCCAAGAAGCACTGTCCTCCGAAAGTGGAAGAGGAAAATATAGCGATGTGA
- the LOC133844807 gene encoding phosphatidylinositol-3-phosphatase SAC1: MDAENDVYDDMNLYITQENFIVEPNGQNELLIIGRLDKVTRVQAKSTQLTNLRPTRRICGILGTIHLLSCDYLLVATHRIFVGVINNSIVWRLAGYDIIPYIPNAIQRSENEAYLSMLRKTLDTKFYYFSYRYDLTQSLQRQHDFSAKTRDQGLLQRADKRFVWNNHVLQQFRCDKMERFQLPLVLGFVSINQVQINGQTFFWSIITRRSVERAGTRLFCRGANDLGHVANFVETEQLVEFNGQHTSFVQTRGSMPFHWLQLPNLRYKPRPRLVPGKDHLAACAAHFNAQLQIYGQQVAINLVDQKGAEGELESTYARLVRELGNPSVRYEAFDFHYECRKMRWDRLNILIDRLAHEQEDFGFYHAFDNGNLVSTQTGVFRTNCIDCLDRTNVVQSMLARHSLTAVLQKLGVLHVGQRVEQASSVFESIFKGVWADNADLVSLQYSGTGALKTDYTRTGKRTKTGALNDGKNSMIRYYLNNFADGVRQDGIDLFLGNYVINENEGSLLPSPLVAQRGWRYFAFPAVLLIAVAMFIITMTYPAEFNTENLLFMLFWGAMIAVSATGILHYGIEFVQWPRLFPPISFQPA; this comes from the coding sequence ATGGATGCGGAAAACGATGTGTACGATGACATGAATCTGTATATAACGCAGGAGAATTTCATTGTCGAACCCAATGGGCAGAATGAACTATTGATTATTGGCCGATTGGACAAGGTGACGCGAGTGCAGGCCAAGAGCACACAGCTCACAAATCTTCGGCCAACACGGCGCATCTGCGGCATACTGGGCACCATTCATCTGCTGAGCTGTGACTATCTGCTGGTGGCCACGCATCGCATCTTCGTGGGCGTCATCAACAATTCCATCGTTTGGCGTCTCGCTGGCTATGATATTATACCCTACATTCCCAATGCCATTCAACGCTCCGAGAACGAGGCATACTTGAGCATGTTGCGCAAGACGCTGGACACCAAATTCTACTATTTCTCCTATCGCTATGATTTAACGCAATCGCTGCAGCGACAGCACGACTTCAGCGCCAAGACAAGAGATCAAGGTCTGTTGCAGCGTGCCGATAAACGCTTCGTGTGGAACAACCATGTGTTGCAGCAGTTCCGTTGCGATAAGATGGAACGCTTCCAACTTCCATTGGTGCTGGGCTTCGTGTCCATCAACCAGGTGCAGATCAATGGTCAGACCTTCTTCTGGAGCATTATAACACGACGGTCGGTGGAGCGAGCGGGCACCCGACTCTTCTGTCGCGGCGCCAACGATTTGGGACATGTGGCCAACTTTGTGGAGACGGAGCAACTTGTGGAATTCAATGGCCAGCACACCAGTTTTGTGCAGACCCGCGGTAGCATGCCGTTCCACTGGTTGCAGCTGCCCAATCTGCGTTACAAGCCCAGACCGCGTCTGGTGCCCGGCAAGGATCATCTGGCTGCATGTGCGGCGCACTTCAACGCCCAGCTGCAGATCTATGGCCAGCAGGTGGCTATCAATTTGGTGGATCAAAAGGGTGCTGAGGGAGAACTGGAGTCGACCTATGCGCGCCTGGTGCGTGAATTGGGCAATCCGTCGGTGCGTTACGAGGCCTTCGACTTCCATTACGAGTGCCGCAAGATGCGCTGGGATCGCCTCAATATATTGATCGATAGACTGGCCCATGAGCAGGAGGACTTTGGTTTCTATCACGCCTTCGACAATGGCAATCTGGTGTCCACGCAGACGGGCGTCTTCCGCACCAACTGCATCGATTGCCTCGATCGCACCAATGTGGTGCAGAGCATGCTCGCTCGTCACTCATTAACGGCTGTGCTGCAAAAGCTGGGCGTGCTCCATGTGGGCCAACGTGTGGAGCAGGCGTCCAGCGTGTTTGAGTCGATTTTCAAGGGCGTCTGGGCGGACAATGCGGATCTAGTCTCGCTGCAATATTCCGGCACTGGAGCACTTAAAACGGACTACACACGCACTGGCAAACGCACCAAGACGGGTGCTCTGAACGATGGCAAGAACTCGATGATTCGTTACTATCTGAACAACTTTGCGGATGGCGTGCGTCAGGATGGCATTGATCTGTTCTTGGGCAACTATGTGATCAACGAGAACGAAGGCAGTCTGCTGCCATCGCCACTCGTCGCGCAACGTGGCTGGCGTTACTTTGCCTTCCCCGCCGTGTTGCTGATCGCCGTCGCCATGTTCATTATCACCATGACATATCCGGCCGAATTTAATACGGAGAACTTGCTATTTATGCTCTTCTGGGGAGCCATGATTGCGGTCAGCGCCACGGGAATATTGCACTATGGCATCGAGTTTGTGCAATGGCCTCGGCTTTTTCCGCCCATATCGTTTCAGCCCGCCTGA